The genomic DNA GCCTGCTTGATGCGGTCCAGGAATATGGCTCGAATGATGCACCCACCTTTCCAGATTCTCGCCAGCTCACCGAGCTTCAGGTTCCATCCCTTTTCATTGCTCTTCGCACGGATCAGGTTCATCCCTTGTGCGTAACTGCATATTTTTGCTGCGTATAGAGCTTGTCGTACATCGTTGATTAGTTTGTCTTTCTCCACCTTTTCATTTACTAAGATGTCGTCGAACCCGCCTGATTTGAATACCTTCGCAGCTTCTACACGTTCGTCCTTTAAACCGCTGAGAAAACGTGAATCTAAAGACGCTGCGATCGTGGGTGCAGCGATCGACAGGTCAGCAGCTTGTTGGACCGTCCATTTACCCGTACCTTTCATGCCAGTTTTATCTAACACCTTGTCGACCAAATAACCGTCGCCCTTATCATCCTTGATGCCGAATATGTCCGCAGTGATTTCGATCAAAAAGCTTTGAAGCTCGCCTTTGTTCCATTCCGAGAATACATCGTGTAACTCCTCGTTCGAGAGTTTCCCGACAGATTTAAGTACGTCGTAAGCTTCGGAAATTAGTTGCATGTCACCATATTCGATTCCGTTATGAACCATTTTCACGAAGTTGCCTGAACCGCCTTCACCGATGTACGTCACACACGGGCCGCTGTCAGGTACTTGAGCGGCTACCTTGAGAACAATGTCTTCAATGTACTTGTAAGCTTCAACGGACCCACCGGGCATCATAGACGGTCCGTTTCTCGCACCTTCTTCCCCACCGGAAACACCCATTCCGAGATATAACAGACCGAGTTCCGCCATGGCTTTTTCTCTCCTTTCGGTGTTTTCGTACCACTCGTTACCACCGTCGATGATGCAATCACCTTTCTCCATGTATTGAGATAATGTTTTGATTGTTTGGTCAACGGGTGCTCCAGCTTTGACCAGCATGATGATCACCCGCggtttttggattgagttaacGAATGATTCGGGATCGTGGAAGCCGAAAACCGGGAGGTTTCCTTCCTTTTGAGCTCGTTCAACGGTTTCATCGACTTTGGAGGTGCTACGATTGTAAACGGAAATGGGGAACCCTTTTTCGGCAATGTTTAAGGCCAGGTTTTGGCCCATAACAGCGAGACCAGCAAGCCCGATTCTTGTTAGCTTCTGTTGATCAGCCATGTCTATTCTGTAAAACAAAGTTTCGATTGCGATAATGTAACGGGTAGATAATAGCATAATGAAGATGAGGAAATGtgatgtataaaaaagttatgataCAACAGAACATTCAAAACTATTGCATTACAAATATACCATCACGTATCTTGGAAAAGAGGCGTTATATGTTCTGACATGACACGAACCTAACATGAAATTTCTGGTTGGTTTTAGGTTAAGCGGCGTTGTGTCAGCTTCGAGTCAATCCCCGCAAACATGTTTATCTAAACGAGTCTTGTTTGAGTTGACCTAGTGGGTTCATAGGTTGACCCGTTTAATTTTATACTTAGTTTTTAGTAGGTGTTATATGTGTCACAACTTAAATTGATTTGAGTAGTTTATcacaaaattaaaaaattaagaGAGAAATGAGTATCAAGTTATAGTTTAAATGTAACTATTTTATATACATTTCTGTTGTAAAGTTGTAAATTTAGGGTATTAAAATGCAAAATTAAAATAACATTTCAAGTTAAACAGGATGTGCTCATGTCAACCTACGAAAACTCGTGCCGTGCTCAGATtctaagtagttaatgcggtaaaatatccgatatcggtcaaggaccgatatttgagatatctgttatcgcggtgggatatcggtagttttaatatcatgctaaattatatatatagcaatttaacactaacaattcagtatgctctcctaccattaacaaattaaccttttgcaacgtgcaaaacactaacaattgttgCAAGTAGGAACTGACTAAGGCTTAAAATACTAACATttaacagtaacaactaacaattaagacttataacactaatagcagcaataagaagaaagacgaatggtagaaaTAAGAAGAATGGTACTGATGTCAGGAAAATCAGTGATATATTGGTCAAAtgtcggtcaatatcgccgatattatcggtaccgatattttgacCGATATCTTGCATCGTTATCTCGGtaggggaccgataaccgatatatcactgatatatcgggatattaactacatagctCAGATTACACGAGTTTCAGGTTTGTGTCATATGTTTGGGTTCGTTTCAAATTTCCAGGGTGATGTTAGGCTCAACCCGCCAACCAACAAACACACGACGACCCATTTAACACCCCTAGCTCTAGATATCTCATACATTCATACTGTTTGTTATCTGCAAGACATCTTCAGTACCAACAAAAACAGTAATTTTCACTTTCATTTTAATTTTTGCATATATTTAATCTCTCTAAACAAATACAAGAATGCCAAGAGGAAACAAAAAGATATACTACTAatcattcaccaacttcaaaatcgacaaaaaaaaaataaataaataaataaataaaatcagaAAGTCACATTTAAATCTATAGCAAACAGAACATATAAACTAATTGATAGATGTTCAATGCATAACATAACCTAATTAACTTTGCATCCAAAAAGTAGTATTCTGAACATAAAACAACTGCAATAATATGTTTCATAGTCAATCAAGTAATCAGTAATCAACATCTATCTAATAAAAAACAAATCCAATTTCAGTAACAATATACGTTTTCAGGATTCAAATGATTCAATCTAGTAATATAGAGTGTAAAAAATTAGTAATCAACGATGATGTCGATCTATATATATACAGATCTAATAACGGATTCAATTGGTTTTGATGAATAAGTATTGGCAATTGTAAGAAGATTGAATTGAAAGAGGAATTGATACCTTTAAGACGAAAAGATCTGCAATCTGAAAGTGAAATTAAGAAAATATGAAATTGGGGaaattgaagattgtgaagagTATATATAAACTGTAAGTTAGGTGAGTcaattttgatgtcttttggtGGTGGTTGGTGACTTATGAATATGTTTCACTTTATATCCTTATATtttggtttgtttttttatttaactcTTTAAACTTGTTggattttttataaaagaaatatTACTCTTTGAGTAATAAGTGACTTGGATTCGAGCTTATAAGAATAAAGTCAAGCCGGcttaggggctgtttgacaacttctgaatagTCAAGTAAGATGTTTGAACCactaagtgctgaatcagtaagatgtttgaaccattaagagccagtataacgTTTAACCATTTAGTGGCAAATGACTGACCAATTCatattagaggtcttaaccattcaaacttagtataatgcttaaccattcagagacaaatgtttgaaccattcagacatctgctcgcgaaacaaacaatctgaaccattaagtgctgaaatagtaagaggtctgaatcattaataatctcattaagagctaaacaagcAGCCACTTAGTTTGTAATTTCAGTTTGGTTTGAATACAATCTTGCGTTCAGTTCGAGCTGACTTGTGTCTTGTTGCCTTGTTCAGTTTGAATTTTAATCAATTTTGTATGAATTTTTATACAAGTGTCAAATAATAATGTTTGAATTTCAAAAATTGTATACAGAAAGAATTAAGGATGGAAATTATATGAGTAACCGTTTTAATTGTTTATACGAGCCAAATAGGTTGAGCTAAATCAACTCAGTGCTGAATTACAAACAAATTTAATTACTAGTGAGTTACAAGCCATGGACAAGCCTAAGTGAGGATCTAATAGCATTGGTTTCAtgttaatatttatataaaatataatataatataatagaaaATTAAAATATGAGTATATTATCTACGACTTGATTAACAAGCATCCAAATGTATTTTTTTATGTAAATTGACATCATAGGAACATTAACATGTAGTGATGGTACATTTATATGTTTGAATAATTAAACCTAATTAAACATCACTTGTTTACATTTACATCACATCCAAATTATCAAAATGTATTattaatgaaaacgtattattgGTTAGGTCTTGTTTTGACGTCTACCCGTCTCCTCCTCTAATCAACACGTGGTGTACACACAGGCCATGATTGGAAAGCATTATTAGCAAATAAGAGTAGGATACATGGGTAATTAAGGAAAAGTAGTCATGAAACCCACTGTTTATTAAACCATAAATTAACATAACGCGAAAACAATTAGGTTTTAGGTCGGCTAATATAACCGGTTTGTTAAACATATCAACTTGAAGACCCCCTGTTAAAATAAATGGATTGATCCATTAATCTGTTTAAATTCAATAACTTAAAAAAATCACTTCGATTTTAGAAAGGGGTATTTAAGAGTGTGGACATTTAATGTttgatatatacatatttaatattTTCTCTGGCTGATACATTTCAAAAATGAAATTAGCTCTCTCGTAAACTATTCATTGACTCTTCATTTCTAGTAACTTTATTCAGTATTCCCAGTTACTCATTTACATTGTCTAGTTTTACAACCTTTTTCATCTGGTTCCTCTAGTTTATGATAGAAATGAAATTAATGTCCATGTTTGTTGATTAGGTATCAGAGATAAGAAACAACACCAAATACAAAAATGGTTCATTTGAGTTGGAGTAATTTGTTGTTTAAATTGTTACCACGCCATCATACATCATTCATATTCGCAAATGAACATGAAATGTCAGTACGTAAATCGTCGGATATGTGAGATTCCTTGTTGATATAATGTTATACGCAGCTTGTATTGAACCATTAGTCAATTTTTAAGAGTCTTGATTATATGTATCATTGTATCTCATAAAGAACACTACTTTTACTGTTTGCTTCTAGTATGTGATCTTGATTATTATGAACTTTtgattctttttataaaaattaaaaaaaaaaatcttccaTGTTCTCAACTTTAATGAAACTCATGATATTTATATTATACTGCGACTAACCATCTCAACAACTACATAATGTTTATCTAGAATGTTATATAAATTTTTAGGTCACCTAAAACTTGAATTTATTGTCAAGGAGAAAAGAGAACCATCCGGTAATTAAAAAGAAGAGGTTGAATTTAGTGAGACAGAAAGATTGGAGGCAAAATGACAGTGAGAAAAAGTAAAGGGGGCTAAAGagtacgaaaatatttctttatgataTTCGCCTTTTTGTTTGGGTATCCCGGAAAAAACGGATCCGAATGTTGGGATCTTCTGCTCTGCGTGAAGTAGTGACGTTTGACGTATAAAAAAAATATCTTGCTAATAATATATTGTTTGTTAATAAAACTAGCTTATTAGCAAAAGAATAAGAGAGAATAATAGAGAGAAAGAGATTGATATTATTAATTAAAGTGTGTTTTTTACAAAGGAATACAATGAATATACATATAGAAGATAAGTATTGGAGAACAAGTAAATCTATTTAACGAGTTAATAACCATATAATATAATACATTTATAACATTGTTGAATTTATACCTATACGTTGTTGTTAAACTTTGATGAAAGTAAAAAATgcttatttttgaattttgataaCTTTATAGTTATATCAATGAAATGGTGGTTTTTGCTTAAAAAGGATTCACATTGTTGAATTTATATAATTTCCTTAGGGTCCTCTTTTGATGAACATGTGAGTTAAAGACCATTTGCGAGTGGCGGATCTAGAAGATCCGTATATGGTAACGTTTCAATAAAAAGGGGTAACGACATcgaaaaaacatcaaatttttccaaaatttacactaccgtcggAGCGTCACCAGAGCGTCAAGAGGCAACGGAGGTTACTCCTTCTATCACTCTAGGTCCGCCCTTGATTTGCGAATACTCGGATGTTCATAATGCAATCCCTCTTATGACTAAATCGACAAAAGACCTCACTGGGTACACAATACTACACACGGATCTAcgatcgatgcaacagtcacgtCTGTGCACGATAAAATATCAAACGAAGAACGATGGTAGATGCCATGGATCGTCAATTTGTTTGATACCAAGTTCGTGAAGTACAAATtccgaaaaaaaaaacatactatTAAAAACAAACTTCTTATACCTAGGATAACCTGGCATTACACAAATTCTGAAAAACAACATTCTATTAAAAACCTCTTCATCTCCCTTCTTCCTACCTATACAACAACAGCCTATGCAACAAAATTTCTAGCAAAATGCTATAATAACTTGCACCTCAAGCAATCAAATTTGCAAATCGCATTAGACTTGTCGATTTCAGCTGTGCTTTAAGATGGTACCTGACCCCTTTTGACAAGATAGAACCTCATCTTGGCTGGTTCGcaaaaaaacaacaaaatttCCAACAACCAGACAAGGTAATCCGGAACATTAACAATCGTCTTTAACCCAAGTTACTAACCCTATTGACCCGTGATTTTACACTTATCAAACCTGAGTTTGATAAACAAGTACCCCGATTAACGGAACAATGAGAATGAGGAGTACTAACAGAATGTCTTTTGTCTTAAGCTGTCGCGCATCAATGTCTCTTGCAGCCTCGGTATAGTCGGTTACAGTCTCCGTGCACTCCTCTACCTAGAATTATAAGTTTACTGCATTTAAATAATGAACAAACAAAATTACTGACGGAAAGCGATAAATAAGTAACCTCGAAATTGGTCGATACGGCTTCTTTGTTTTCTGCAGTGATGTCATTACTGTTAACTTTATCACCGTAGCTAACTTTTACAGAGGGATCTTTATCATCCTTGTTTAAGCAGTTTACCAagattttgttttcttgtttcaaGGACGATATCTGCATGCATACGGAACCAATAAGACGCTGCTTTTTTTAAAGGTTtatatagagtaaaatgccaatttcgtccctgaggtttggccagttttgcgattttcgtctaaaggtttgtttttccgcatctagatccaaaaggtttaaaatcttgccattttcatcaggctcgttaactccatccatttgtCTCCGTTAAGTcgggggtattttcgtcttttttgctaacttaaagggcaattcggtctttttcattttatgtaaaaagaccgaataccctgAAAAGGACCAatttgccctttaagttaacaaaaagacggaaatacccctgactttacggagaaaaatggatggagttaacaagccggatggAAATGACAAgattcaaaccttttggatccaaatgcggaaaaacaaacctttggacgaaagtcgcaaaactgaccaaacctcaaggacgaaatgGCTTACTCTTTTCAATGATATATACCTGCTTCTGGAGGCGTTCTCTTTCAAGTTGCATCTGCATAACCAGATCCGTTATAAACTTGCTACAAAGATTTATATCCTTCGCAGACGCTTTCTTCGTTTCCTCCATTTGACGCAAAGACGTTTCCAAGCTTTTAACTTTTCCCTTAACAAACTTAAGTTCTTTCTTGAGGTCAGCATTTGCCTCCGACAAGATAATACAACGGTCCTCAACACTATCGGTCAGAATTTCCGATTCCGTAACTTTTTTCTTCAGGTCGTCAATCACATTACCCATATCTTTAATCGTAGAAAGAAACATGCTTTTTTCCTCCTCGCTAGCTTCACAACACGCTTCCGCATGTTGTAGCTTAACTCTAACGTCGCCGAGCTCCTTTTCGAGCAAAACCACTTTTTCACACGTATCGTTGAGTTCCCGACGCGTGTCTTCATAATTCACAGCCCTGTTCTCCGCTTCAATAATCACGTTTTCCATTTCCGCAATCCGTTTGGAAGATTCTTTCTCGTCTATAACGCGTTGTTGAAGTTTCGTTAAATCGTTTTTCAATCCGGTTTCTCGCTGAATTGAACCTTTGAGATTGAACTGTAACATCTTGATTTTACGTATTAACTCTTTCGTCGTTTGCATTAGCAGTTCCGACGCGTGGTCTGTTTTGTAGAACTTTTCTAACGTCGTTTCAGCTTCCTCTTCAGCGTCAACGACTTCTTGTTCTAACAACCTTAGCCTCATCGTCAACGTTTCTTCGACTTGCGTCAAGTCACTCGCCCGTTTCTCCAAATCTATTTCTCGCTCCAACGATTTCTCGAGCATCCGTAAAACATGTCGTTGATGTTCCACggttttcattttcattttctcGAGTTCTAGAACATCGTTGCTGTTTAACACCTCTACATAGTCCTCGTCTCCGGAGAATCTCAACAAGTTTTTCTCAAAATTGGCGGATCGTATTTTTATTTCCGAAACCTGTTCGAGTGATTGCTCCAATGATTTTTCGGAATCATGCAACATTTCCTCCATCCCGATTACTGATTCTCGTGACGATAAAAACTCCCGTACGTTATCTTTCTCTTTCTGAAGATCGGATATGTGGGTCTCTAGTATTCTCGTTTCTGAATCCAAAAAACCGGATAAAAGATCGTATTCTACGATCTTGATGATTAAATCGGGATCCGTGTCGGATACGAAGGCCTTAAAGTCATTTTCCATAGTTTCAACATGCATTGAGAGTAAGTTCAAGTTGGCCAGCTTCTCACAAATACACGCTATATCTAGTTTAAATCTTGTTATGATCTCTACGGTACTTTCGGAGTCTCGAGAGGTCTTTACGGATAAGCTACTTTTATTGATGTCTGATTCTGACCCACCAGAATGAAAAGATACTAGAGGTGAAGACGCATTGTAACTGGCGGTAGCATCCATCTTAACGGTCCTGCAGCAATCTCAATTGAGAACCTGAGAGAAAAATAGtacggtttgtaaacgagccgagcttgagccaaGGTAAGCTCGGCTCGGGGCTTGCTCGTTTAGCTCGAATATACTTAAGCCTAAATTTTATATGTATACAACTTAaaactaggggtgtaaacaagcccagaggctcgagagctactcgtgatcggctcggttaaaagcttgaacgagtcgagccttaacgagcccgagcccgagcccgagattgaaatagagctcgtttagttatcgagcccgagctcgagcctgaaatacaaagcttgtttaggctcgcgagcctaaacaaccccaaacaaaattttatttttatatatataatatattaatacgATAACATTGGCAAGCCAAACTCGAGCCGAACTTTGATCATTTGAGCGATGTTGAcgtgagctcgagccgagcttttagctcgtacgaggttgttctcaaaatagctcgagccaagtcgagccgagctcgagcttaggATTTTACTAGCGAGCCAAG from Helianthus annuus cultivar XRQ/B chromosome 7, HanXRQr2.0-SUNRISE, whole genome shotgun sequence includes the following:
- the LOC110868740 gene encoding 6-phosphogluconate dehydrogenase, decarboxylating 2: MADQQKLTRIGLAGLAVMGQNLALNIAEKGFPISVYNRSTSKVDETVERAQKEGNLPVFGFHDPESFVNSIQKPRVIIMLVKAGAPVDQTIKTLSQYMEKGDCIIDGGNEWYENTERREKAMAELGLLYLGMGVSGGEEGARNGPSMMPGGSVEAYKYIEDIVLKVAAQVPDSGPCVTYIGEGGSGNFVKMVHNGIEYGDMQLISEAYDVLKSVGKLSNEELHDVFSEWNKGELQSFLIEITADIFGIKDDKGDGYLVDKVLDKTGMKGTGKWTVQQAADLSIAAPTIAASLDSRFLSGLKDERVEAAKVFKSGGFDDILVNEKVEKDKLINDVRQALYAAKICSYAQGMNLIRAKSNEKGWNLKLGELARIWKGGCIIRAIFLDRIKQAYDRNPELANLLVDPEFAKEMIERQSAWRRVVCLAINSGISTPGMSSSLAYFDTYRRERLPANLVQAQRDYFGAHTYERTDIPGSFHTEWFKLAKQIKN
- the LOC110867003 gene encoding WPP domain-interacting tail-anchored protein 1, whose product is MDATASYNASSPLVSFHSGGSESDINKSSLSVKTSRDSESTVEIITRFKLDIACICEKLANLNLLSMHVETMENDFKAFVSDTDPDLIIKIVEYDLLSGFLDSETRILETHISDLQKEKDNVREFLSSRESVIGMEEMLHDSEKSLEQSLEQVSEIKIRSANFEKNLLRFSGDEDYVEVLNSNDVLELEKMKMKTVEHQRHVLRMLEKSLEREIDLEKRASDLTQVEETLTMRLRLLEQEVVDAEEEAETTLEKFYKTDHASELLMQTTKELIRKIKMLQFNLKGSIQRETGLKNDLTKLQQRVIDEKESSKRIAEMENVIIEAENRAVNYEDTRRELNDTCEKVVLLEKELGDVRVKLQHAEACCEASEEEKSMFLSTIKDMGNVIDDLKKKVTESEILTDSVEDRCIILSEANADLKKELKFVKGKVKSLETSLRQMEETKKASAKDINLCSKFITDLVMQMQLERERLQKQISSLKQENKILVNCLNKDDKDPSVKVSYGDKVNSNDITAENKEAVSTNFEVEECTETVTDYTEAARDIDARQLKTKDILLVLLILIVPLIGVLVYQTQV